The following coding sequences are from one Mus pahari chromosome X, PAHARI_EIJ_v1.1, whole genome shotgun sequence window:
- the LOC110313506 gene encoding eukaryotic initiation factor 4A-I-like, whose amino-acid sequence MALGDYMGASCHACIGATNVRAEVQKLQMEAPHIIVGTPGRVFDMLNRRYLSPKYIKMFVLDEADEMLSRGFKDQIYDIFQKLNSNTQVVLLSATMPSDVLEVTKKFMRDPIRILVKKKELTLEGICQFYINVEQEEWKLGTLCDLYETLTITQAVIFINTRRKVDWLTXKMHARDFTVSAMHGDMDQKERDVIMREFXSGSSRVLITTDLLARGIDVQQVSLVINYDLPTNRENYIHRISRGGRFGRKGVAINMVTEEDKRTLRDIXTFYNTSIEEMPLNVADLI is encoded by the coding sequence ATGGCATTAGGAGACTACATGGGTGCCTCTTGTCATGCCTGCATTGGGGCCACCAATGTGCGTGCTGAGGTGCAGAAGCTGCAGATGGAAGCTCCCCATATCATCGTGGGCACCCCTGGCCGGGTGTTTGACATGCTTAACCGGAGATACCTATCCCCCAAATACATCAAGATGTTTGTACTGGATGAAGCAGATGAAATGTTAAGCCGTGGGTTCAAGGATCAGATCTATGATATATTCCAAAAGCTCAACAGTAACACACAGGTAGTTTTGTTGTCTGCTACAATGCCTTCTGATGTCCTTGAGGTGACCAAGAAGTTCATGAGAGACCCTATTCGAATTCTTGTCAAAAAGAAAGAGTTGACCCTGGAGGGTATCTGCCAATTCTACATTAATGTGGAACAAGAGGAGTGGAAGCTTGGCACACTGTGTGACTTATATGAGACGCTGACCATCACCCAGGCAGTGATCTTTATCAACACCAGAAGGAAGGTGGACTGGCTCACTGANAAGATGCATGCCCGGGATTTCACTGTTTCTGCCATGCATGGAGATATGGACCAAAAGGAACGAGATGTGATCATGAGGGAGTTCCNNTCTGGCTCTAGCAGAGTATTAATTACCACTGACCTGTTGGCCAGAGGCATTGATGTACAGCAGGTCTCCTTAGTCATCAATTACGACCTTCCCACCAACAGGGAAAACTACATCCACAGAATCAGTCGAGGTGGTCGGTTTGGCCGTAAGGGTGTGGCTATTAACATGGTGACAGAAGAAGACAAGAGGACTCTTCGAGACATTNAGACTTTCTACAACACCTCCATTGAAGAGATGCCCCTCAACGTTGCTGACCTCATTTGA